The Calditerrivibrio nitroreducens DSM 19672 genome window below encodes:
- a CDS encoding NUDIX hydrolase: protein MDDFLLKIQDCLKKYIKKPRNVDYEKYKKVASVVIPIVRLDKSYGILMTKRTDHLKNHSGEISFPGGSQDPEDKDLVETALRELKEEIGIPEEYVKILGFLQNEFSVTYFTVKPYVAYIEDFNHCMLKPDPFEVERVMFIPLTFFFDKKNQWKETWLRNDEKHINFFYNYEGNIIWGLSGRIIKIFTSAIKDCI from the coding sequence GTGGATGACTTTTTACTAAAAATTCAAGATTGTCTTAAAAAATATATAAAAAAGCCGCGTAATGTAGACTACGAAAAATACAAAAAAGTGGCCTCAGTAGTAATACCTATTGTTAGATTAGATAAATCTTATGGTATACTTATGACCAAAAGAACAGATCATCTGAAAAACCATAGTGGTGAAATATCGTTTCCTGGGGGAAGTCAGGATCCTGAAGATAAAGACCTTGTAGAAACAGCACTGAGGGAGCTTAAAGAAGAGATTGGGATACCGGAAGAATACGTCAAAATATTAGGTTTTCTACAAAACGAATTTAGCGTTACCTATTTTACAGTTAAGCCTTACGTGGCTTACATAGAAGACTTTAATCACTGCATGTTAAAACCAGATCCTTTCGAAGTAGAAAGGGTAATGTTTATACCACTGACCTTCTTTTTTGATAAAAAAAATCAATGGAAAGAAACCTGGCTGAGAAACGATGAAAAACATATCAATTTTTTCTATAACTATGAAGGAAATATAATATGGGGACTATCCGGAAGAATTATAAAGATATTCACATCTGCAATAAAAGATTGTATCTGA
- a CDS encoding flagellar motor protein MotB, translating to MSNEKKPIIIKKVKKVEGGGHHGGAWKIAYADFVTAMMAFFLVMWLLNMTSEEKRAKIAMYFRTFSIFEKAGGSIMEGGTGKPFEADKKGQAQIVEKIEVEIAATATENNGEKVKESLMGVVKTQLSEFSDQIMVSTTPEGIRIDVIDKTGNPIFSSGSASLNTNGKAVLKVLANTLNELSNKIVIEGHTDAMTYRGDKNGNWDLSIQRANNARAELLLNGYDANKISSVAGYAATRPIVKDNPNDPMNRRISFLILYDKATTSDNATTQLPPALK from the coding sequence ATGAGTAATGAAAAAAAACCTATAATTATTAAGAAAGTAAAAAAAGTGGAAGGTGGGGGACATCACGGAGGTGCATGGAAGATTGCTTACGCTGACTTTGTTACAGCAATGATGGCATTCTTTCTTGTAATGTGGCTTTTGAATATGACATCTGAGGAAAAACGTGCAAAAATAGCAATGTATTTCAGGACATTTTCCATCTTCGAAAAAGCAGGTGGGTCTATAATGGAAGGTGGTACCGGAAAGCCCTTTGAAGCGGATAAAAAAGGACAGGCCCAGATCGTGGAAAAGATTGAAGTGGAGATTGCCGCCACAGCTACAGAAAATAATGGGGAAAAGGTTAAAGAATCCCTTATGGGCGTAGTAAAAACACAACTAAGTGAATTCAGCGATCAGATTATGGTATCCACCACCCCAGAAGGGATAAGAATTGATGTTATTGACAAAACAGGTAATCCAATCTTTTCAAGCGGAAGTGCATCGTTAAATACAAATGGGAAGGCAGTCTTAAAAGTACTGGCCAATACACTAAACGAGCTAAGCAATAAAATTGTCATAGAAGGTCACACAGATGCAATGACATATAGAGGAGACAAAAATGGAAACTGGGATCTATCCATCCAGAGGGCAAATAATGCAAGAGCAGAGCTATTGTTAAATGGTTACGACGCAAATAAGATCTCTTCCGTTGCAGGATATGCCGCCACAAGACCAATAGTCAAAGACAACCCTAATGATCCAATGAATAGGAGAATTAGCTTTCTAATACTTTACGATAAAGCCACCACCTCTGACAACGCAACAACCCAACTACCACCAGCTTTGAAATAG